The following coding sequences lie in one Rhizobium sp. ZPR4 genomic window:
- a CDS encoding SDR family oxidoreductase, which translates to MSNVSTNSFAGKWALITGASSGLGLEFADLLAAQKVNLVLAARRQEPMEKLAFDLRRKYGVDVLVEAIDLASPGAADRLKCSLDTKSVTVDILLNNAGYGLHGNLIEMPIERTANMIQLNITTLTELTYLFGRDMAKRRSGHILLVSSLMAFQAVPSYAAYAATKAYVLALGEALHNELRPHDVVVTTLCPGHTATGFDEAAGATPSALLRLLTMKPRPVAASGIRALLRGKAMVIAGLSNKMVAFSNRLTPRSMQRSTMKKIVDA; encoded by the coding sequence ATGTCGAACGTATCAACGAATAGCTTCGCCGGAAAATGGGCTCTGATCACTGGAGCATCAAGTGGCCTCGGCCTTGAATTCGCAGACCTACTGGCTGCGCAGAAAGTCAATCTCGTATTAGCGGCCCGGCGGCAGGAACCGATGGAAAAGCTTGCCTTCGATCTCCGCCGCAAATACGGGGTGGATGTGCTGGTCGAGGCGATCGATCTTGCCTCGCCGGGCGCGGCCGACCGCTTGAAATGCAGTCTCGACACCAAGTCGGTGACCGTCGACATCTTGTTGAACAATGCCGGATACGGCTTGCACGGCAATTTAATAGAAATGCCGATCGAGCGCACAGCGAACATGATCCAGCTCAACATCACGACGCTCACAGAGCTGACCTATCTCTTCGGCCGCGATATGGCCAAGCGGCGATCTGGACATATACTTCTCGTCTCCAGCCTCATGGCCTTCCAAGCGGTTCCCAGCTACGCGGCCTATGCGGCGACCAAGGCGTATGTCCTCGCCCTTGGCGAGGCCCTGCACAACGAACTCCGCCCGCATGATGTGGTTGTTACCACGCTCTGCCCGGGGCACACTGCGACGGGCTTCGATGAGGCGGCCGGCGCAACCCCGTCGGCCCTGCTGCGCCTCCTCACCATGAAACCTCGTCCGGTCGCCGCAAGCGGTATTCGGGCGTTGTTGCGAGGAAAGGCCATGGTGATCGCAGGCCTATCGAACAAGATGGTGGCCTTTTCCAATCGTCTGACGCCGCGATCAATGCAACGGTCCACTATGAAAAAAATAGTGGATGCTTAG
- a CDS encoding class I SAM-dependent methyltransferase, which produces MTEQSGAQVEWNDQSGERWVAHQARLDAMLALFGQAAIEAAAPVTGERVLDVGCGAGASSQALATLVGPRGQVLGVDISESLIERARALTALDMPVVFAVADASSAELPERAFDILFSRFGVMFFDNPTGAFAHMRRALRPGGRVAFVCWRGVAENDWIRLPMSAIKDIVPPTAPPDPEAPGPFSFGDRGRVARILTAAGFTDIAIAPFDASVPFGEGATREAAVDDAVQMALEVGPLSRALARQPDDTRARASAAVRAAFADRPGERSVMINGAAWIVTARNPV; this is translated from the coding sequence ATGACAGAGCAAAGTGGCGCTCAGGTCGAGTGGAATGACCAAAGCGGGGAGCGCTGGGTCGCCCATCAGGCGCGGCTCGACGCCATGCTGGCCTTGTTCGGCCAGGCCGCGATCGAAGCCGCCGCGCCCGTGACGGGCGAGCGCGTGCTTGATGTGGGCTGCGGCGCGGGCGCGTCAAGTCAGGCACTGGCCACCCTCGTCGGCCCGAGGGGCCAAGTATTGGGCGTGGACATATCCGAATCGTTGATCGAAAGAGCGCGCGCGCTTACGGCACTGGATATGCCAGTCGTGTTCGCAGTGGCCGACGCCAGCAGCGCTGAGTTGCCAGAGCGCGCGTTCGACATCCTATTCTCGCGATTCGGGGTGATGTTCTTCGATAATCCGACAGGAGCCTTCGCGCATATGCGCCGCGCGCTCCGGCCGGGCGGACGGGTCGCTTTCGTCTGCTGGCGCGGCGTGGCCGAGAACGATTGGATTCGCCTGCCGATGAGCGCAATCAAGGACATCGTCCCGCCGACCGCGCCGCCCGATCCCGAAGCGCCCGGCCCGTTCTCGTTCGGTGACCGCGGACGGGTGGCTCGCATCCTGACGGCGGCCGGCTTCACCGATATCGCTATCGCGCCCTTCGATGCTTCCGTCCCGTTCGGCGAGGGCGCGACGCGGGAGGCGGCGGTCGACGACGCGGTGCAGATGGCGCTCGAGGTCGGCCCGCTGTCGCGCGCGCTCGCTCGTCAGCCCGACGACACACGCGCCCGCGCCTCGGCTGCGGTTCGTGCCGCCTTCGCCGACCGCCCCGGCGAGCGATCGGTGATGATCAATGGTGCGGCATGGATCGTCACCGCACGCAATCCGGTATGA
- a CDS encoding DUF1328 domain-containing protein, producing MLYYALIFLVVALIAGALGFGGIAGASASIAQVLFFIFLIFFVVSLIMNVMRR from the coding sequence ATGCTTTATTATGCATTGATATTTCTCGTCGTGGCTTTGATCGCGGGTGCCCTTGGCTTCGGCGGCATAGCGGGCGCGTCCGCGTCCATCGCACAGGTCCTGTTCTTTATCTTCCTTATTTTCTTCGTCGTTTCACTCATCATGAACGTGATGAGACGCTAA
- a CDS encoding DUF4142 domain-containing protein, with amino-acid sequence MKRSIITAGILLLATTAFAQSAAEKTGVNSLVGAAPTTQDFVNEAASSDMFEIEASKLALQRGDAQAKTFAQQMVNDHQKTTMQLKDLVTGGKANATLPTEMTSSQKKMLTRLQKLQGKEFDQRYDSDQRSAHANAVDLFKRYGEKGDNAALKAWAANTTPTLQHHLEMAKQLGK; translated from the coding sequence ATGAAACGCTCAATCATTACTGCAGGAATTCTACTCCTGGCCACCACGGCATTTGCCCAATCAGCCGCGGAAAAGACAGGCGTCAATTCTCTCGTAGGCGCCGCGCCGACGACGCAGGATTTCGTCAACGAGGCTGCAAGCAGCGACATGTTCGAAATCGAAGCCAGCAAGCTTGCTCTACAGCGTGGCGATGCCCAGGCAAAAACTTTTGCCCAGCAAATGGTCAACGACCATCAAAAAACGACCATGCAGTTGAAGGATCTGGTGACCGGCGGCAAGGCGAATGCGACGCTTCCCACCGAAATGACGTCCAGTCAGAAAAAGATGCTGACCAGACTCCAAAAGCTACAAGGAAAGGAATTCGACCAGCGATATGATTCCGACCAGCGCTCGGCTCACGCCAATGCCGTCGACCTTTTCAAGCGATATGGAGAAAAGGGAGACAACGCTGCATTGAAAGCATGGGCGGCCAATACGACACCCACGCTCCAGCATCACCTGGAGATGGCCAAGCAACTGGGAAAATAA
- a CDS encoding PAS domain S-box protein, which translates to MSTQRVAEARPAIFQNAPSRTAQTRNTLLEQLGSNAPTAQAFLAAIVENSDDAIISKSINGIITSWNRSAERLFGYTAEEAIGEHITIIIPEDRLLEEETIISAIRAGEKIDHYETIRRRKDGTLVEISLTASPVRDDLGNIIGASKVARDISERKRVAEGQELLLREMNHRTKNIFAVIGAVVGLSERTSTSIQEFAGDLRARVNALAIAHELTLPGASGASVQSHDTTLFTLIKALFAPHQDGGTDRVSINGRDVPVRGTILTSLALLLHEFATNAVKYGALSSPEGRIAINIGCDDDFVLTWTELGGPPTARPEGPGGFGSQLERATISSLHGAIDREWNPSGLKILLRIPSHILQDERGSGTA; encoded by the coding sequence ATGTCGACCCAGAGGGTTGCGGAGGCGCGGCCCGCTATTTTTCAGAATGCGCCCTCCCGCACTGCACAAACCAGGAATACGTTGCTGGAGCAGCTTGGATCCAACGCTCCCACCGCTCAGGCTTTCCTTGCGGCAATCGTCGAGAATTCGGACGACGCAATCATCAGCAAATCCATCAATGGCATCATTACGAGCTGGAACAGGAGTGCCGAGCGGTTGTTCGGATACACCGCCGAAGAGGCGATTGGCGAGCATATTACGATCATCATTCCCGAGGATCGACTTCTCGAGGAAGAAACGATCATCTCGGCAATCAGGGCGGGAGAAAAGATCGATCACTACGAGACGATCCGACGCCGAAAGGATGGCACCCTGGTAGAGATCTCGTTGACCGCGTCCCCTGTCCGCGACGATCTGGGGAACATCATCGGAGCGTCGAAGGTGGCGCGCGACATTTCCGAGCGCAAGCGTGTTGCCGAGGGCCAGGAGCTGCTACTGCGGGAAATGAACCACCGCACCAAGAATATCTTCGCGGTTATCGGCGCTGTAGTCGGATTAAGTGAGCGCACGTCGACTTCGATCCAAGAATTCGCAGGGGATCTGAGAGCCCGTGTAAACGCGCTTGCGATCGCCCATGAATTGACCTTGCCAGGCGCAAGTGGCGCGAGCGTCCAGTCACACGATACGACACTCTTTACTCTGATCAAGGCGCTGTTCGCCCCTCACCAGGATGGGGGTACCGACCGCGTCTCCATAAATGGCCGAGATGTTCCCGTTAGAGGTACAATTCTGACGTCGCTCGCCCTCTTGCTGCACGAATTCGCGACAAATGCGGTGAAGTATGGAGCCCTCTCCAGTCCGGAGGGTAGGATCGCGATCAACATAGGTTGCGACGACGATTTTGTCCTGACGTGGACTGAACTCGGAGGACCTCCGACCGCCCGGCCTGAAGGTCCCGGAGGATTCGGCTCACAGCTTGAGCGCGCGACGATCAGCTCTCTGCATGGAGCCATTGACCGCGAGTGGAATCCATCCGGATTGAAGATCCTGCTGCGAATCCCGTCGCATATCCTGCAGGACGAGCGAGGTTCGGGCACTGCTTGA
- a CDS encoding NUDIX hydrolase — protein MSKHRPHLARLAPHIETIAAGDMAEQYGALCFQYSKENVLKVLLITTRETRRWMTPKGWAIKGLTGGQVAEREAWEEAGVKGKVKKNTFGYFTYLKVLDDGETIPSVVEVHLLEVRKQCQKFPESGQRMIEWMVPEEAVRRVREPELKGLLMRFSLEHTRPTAAA, from the coding sequence ATGTCCAAACATCGCCCCCATCTTGCGCGACTTGCGCCGCATATCGAGACCATCGCCGCCGGAGATATGGCCGAGCAATATGGCGCTCTATGCTTTCAATATAGCAAGGAAAATGTCTTGAAGGTGTTGCTCATTACGACGCGGGAAACCAGGCGATGGATGACCCCGAAGGGATGGGCGATCAAGGGACTTACCGGTGGCCAGGTGGCCGAGCGCGAGGCTTGGGAGGAAGCAGGCGTCAAGGGCAAGGTCAAAAAAAACACGTTTGGCTATTTCACCTATTTGAAGGTGCTTGATGATGGTGAGACGATACCGTCGGTCGTCGAAGTGCACCTTCTTGAAGTCCGCAAACAGTGTCAGAAATTTCCCGAAAGCGGCCAGCGGATGATCGAATGGATGGTGCCCGAGGAAGCCGTGCGCCGTGTTCGGGAACCGGAACTCAAGGGACTATTGATGCGCTTTTCTTTGGAGCACACGAGGCCGACAGCCGCAGCCTAG
- a CDS encoding ferritin-like domain-containing protein gives MASEKTLNDLFLETLKDIYYAEKQILRALPKMARAAQAEEGKQGFLHHRDETQGHVERLEQVFEMLGKPARGKTCEAIQGIIAEADEIMEEFKGAPALDAGLISSAQAVEHYEIARYGTLIEWAKQLGLKDAVSLLQQTLSEEKATDQKLTKLAETAANAKAKKAA, from the coding sequence ATGGCATCCGAGAAGACTTTGAACGATCTCTTTCTCGAAACGTTGAAAGACATCTATTACGCCGAGAAGCAAATTCTTCGGGCATTGCCGAAGATGGCGCGCGCGGCCCAGGCTGAAGAAGGCAAACAGGGCTTTCTTCATCATCGCGATGAGACCCAGGGTCATGTCGAACGTCTGGAGCAGGTGTTCGAGATGCTGGGAAAGCCGGCGCGCGGAAAGACTTGCGAAGCAATCCAGGGCATCATCGCAGAGGCCGACGAGATCATGGAGGAATTCAAGGGCGCCCCGGCGCTCGATGCAGGCCTCATTTCCTCGGCCCAGGCCGTCGAGCATTATGAAATCGCCCGCTACGGCACCCTCATCGAATGGGCAAAGCAGCTTGGGCTCAAGGACGCCGTATCTCTTCTGCAGCAGACCTTGAGCGAGGAAAAGGCCACGGATCAGAAGCTGACGAAGCTTGCGGAAACCGCGGCGAATGCAAAGGCGAAGAAAGCGGCATAA
- a CDS encoding divalent metal cation transporter — protein sequence MSDYQVDDKSAVVEPSKPRILEILGPGLVTGASDDDPSGIATYSQAGAQFGYMASWTLVLTYPLMVAVQMISARIGRTTGRGLAGSMAKCYPRWVGVSVTVPLLVANIINLGADLGAMGDAAHLLLNGNSLIYVAGFGVICILLQVLLKYKRYVAVLKWLSLALLSYIATLFVVHVDWSSFTRGLLLPTFKADPNYWSMIVAIFGTTISPYLFFWQASQEAEDLKEKPRQEALVKHPREAKRADARITLDTLIGMAASNIVALAIITTTAATLNKAGAANIESSVDAAKAIEPLAGHFAKIVFATGIIGTGLLAVPVLAGSAAYAVGEAARWKVGLSREPSEAKAFYTTVGLATMVGMLLNFTPIPPMKALFWSAVINGIVAVPVMAILMLIASNPKVMKQFVIRGGLKALGWISCATMFAAVIGMAVTAFF from the coding sequence ATGAGCGACTATCAGGTGGATGACAAAAGTGCGGTCGTTGAGCCTTCAAAACCACGGATACTGGAAATCCTTGGGCCTGGTCTGGTCACCGGTGCCTCAGACGACGATCCGAGCGGGATTGCGACCTATTCGCAGGCCGGAGCGCAATTCGGTTATATGGCGAGTTGGACGCTCGTCCTCACCTATCCGCTGATGGTTGCCGTGCAGATGATCAGTGCCCGTATCGGCCGAACCACGGGCCGGGGTTTGGCGGGCAGCATGGCGAAATGTTATCCCCGCTGGGTTGGAGTGAGCGTTACTGTCCCGCTCCTGGTTGCCAATATCATCAATCTGGGCGCGGATCTCGGTGCGATGGGAGACGCGGCTCATTTGCTGTTGAACGGCAATTCACTGATTTATGTCGCAGGCTTCGGCGTGATCTGCATCCTTTTGCAGGTTCTCCTCAAATACAAGCGCTACGTGGCCGTCCTGAAATGGTTGAGCCTGGCGCTTTTGTCCTACATCGCGACCCTGTTCGTGGTGCACGTCGATTGGTCGAGCTTCACCCGCGGGCTACTGCTGCCGACGTTCAAGGCGGACCCGAACTACTGGTCGATGATCGTTGCGATCTTTGGAACGACGATCAGCCCCTATCTGTTTTTCTGGCAGGCATCTCAGGAAGCCGAGGACCTGAAGGAAAAACCCCGGCAGGAAGCGCTGGTGAAGCATCCGCGGGAAGCGAAAAGGGCGGACGCTCGCATCACACTGGATACGCTCATCGGCATGGCGGCATCCAATATAGTCGCGCTGGCAATCATCACGACGACCGCAGCCACGCTTAACAAGGCTGGTGCCGCGAATATCGAGAGCTCCGTCGATGCCGCGAAGGCGATTGAACCTTTGGCCGGACACTTCGCCAAGATCGTCTTTGCCACCGGGATTATAGGAACCGGTCTTCTGGCCGTGCCGGTTCTCGCCGGTTCTGCGGCCTATGCGGTCGGGGAGGCGGCCCGATGGAAGGTTGGGCTGTCGCGCGAGCCGAGCGAGGCGAAGGCTTTCTACACGACGGTAGGACTTGCGACCATGGTGGGCATGTTGCTGAACTTCACGCCCATTCCGCCGATGAAGGCCCTGTTCTGGAGCGCAGTGATCAACGGTATAGTCGCCGTTCCCGTCATGGCGATCCTCATGCTGATCGCCTCCAATCCCAAGGTGATGAAGCAGTTTGTTATCCGCGGCGGATTGAAAGCACTTGGATGGATCTCCTGCGCCACAATGTTTGCTGCCGTGATCGGCATGGCCGTGACCGCATTTTTCTGA
- a CDS encoding alkene reductase has protein sequence MANLFTPMVLNGLALPNRIWMSAMTRTRATAENVPTSLMGEYFAQRAAAGLIVTDCTAVSEQGKGIINGPGIWRDDQIEGWKVVTNAVHAAGGRIYCQLWHCGRVAHPQMRGGELPVAPSPLPAKGKYKFPDHEAEFPIPHELAAAEIPKIIEDFAQATRNARIAGFDGVELHGANGYLHDQFLQDVSNRRTDRWGGAIENRSLFMLETIEAMANAWSTDRIGIRLGPSTSLYGMGDSDPLKTFGYLVKQLDRRKIGYLTMLEPNRKELESGVQVSHVAQTFRPMTTVPFIANTGFDKASGMDAIASGNVDAVAYGTLFLANPDLVARFASGDREFNKPDPKTFYGTGPNGYTNYPLRRGEP, from the coding sequence ATGGCGAATCTATTTACCCCAATGGTCTTGAACGGCCTTGCACTTCCCAACCGCATCTGGATGTCAGCGATGACCCGCACGCGCGCAACAGCCGAGAACGTGCCGACATCCTTGATGGGCGAATACTTTGCGCAGCGAGCGGCGGCCGGTCTGATCGTGACAGATTGCACAGCGGTGTCGGAGCAAGGCAAGGGCATAATTAACGGCCCCGGCATCTGGCGCGACGATCAGATCGAAGGATGGAAGGTGGTTACCAATGCGGTTCATGCCGCCGGGGGCCGAATCTATTGCCAACTCTGGCATTGCGGCCGCGTCGCACATCCGCAAATGCGGGGCGGAGAATTGCCGGTCGCGCCCTCCCCTCTGCCGGCGAAGGGCAAGTACAAGTTTCCCGACCACGAGGCGGAGTTCCCAATTCCACATGAACTCGCTGCTGCCGAGATTCCGAAAATTATCGAGGACTTCGCACAGGCGACCCGCAATGCCCGCATCGCAGGGTTCGATGGTGTCGAGTTGCATGGCGCCAATGGATACCTGCATGATCAATTCCTGCAGGACGTCAGCAATAGACGCACCGATCGTTGGGGCGGCGCGATCGAGAACCGTTCATTGTTTATGCTTGAGACAATCGAAGCAATGGCAAACGCATGGTCAACCGACCGGATAGGCATCCGCCTCGGGCCATCGACTTCACTCTATGGGATGGGCGACAGCGATCCGCTCAAAACGTTTGGCTATCTCGTCAAACAGCTTGATCGTCGCAAAATCGGCTATCTGACGATGCTGGAGCCGAACAGAAAGGAATTGGAGTCGGGTGTCCAGGTTTCGCATGTGGCCCAGACTTTTCGACCGATGACGACAGTGCCATTCATCGCCAATACGGGATTCGACAAGGCCAGCGGAATGGATGCTATCGCTTCAGGTAATGTCGATGCCGTGGCCTATGGCACTTTGTTTCTGGCCAATCCTGATCTGGTGGCGCGCTTTGCTTCGGGAGACCGCGAATTTAACAAGCCTGATCCCAAAACTTTCTACGGTACCGGGCCAAATGGTTACACGAATTATCCGTTGCGTCGCGGGGAACCTTGA
- a CDS encoding DUF982 domain-containing protein — protein MTQQLWSKPITVETSKPGQRLTIVNTEAATYYLLRSWPAKSHGIAFKNAKRTLISAHEGHVEALVARAAFLAALEESGVEIFEA, from the coding sequence ATGACACAACAATTGTGGAGCAAGCCAATCACGGTCGAAACGAGCAAGCCCGGTCAGCGCTTGACGATTGTCAACACCGAGGCCGCCACCTATTATCTTTTGCGAAGCTGGCCGGCAAAGTCGCACGGAATTGCCTTCAAAAACGCGAAGCGCACATTGATTAGCGCGCATGAAGGCCATGTAGAGGCGCTTGTAGCGAGAGCCGCATTCCTCGCCGCGCTCGAAGAAAGTGGCGTCGAGATATTTGAGGCGTGA